A region from the Lentimonas sp. CC4 genome encodes:
- a CDS encoding 1,4-dihydroxy-2-naphthoate polyprenyltransferase — translation MTDLKIWLEATRPKTLPAAVVPVMLASSVAYADGCFDWRPALICVLFALFIQVGTNFANDYLDGIKGTDTEARLGPRRAVAAGLIAPARMKRATILVLAVGFCIGLALIPFGGWWLLAVGVASVACAWLYTGGPYPLAYNGLGDVFVVLFFGFVAVGCTYYVQAGTISRDVVLLGLGCGLLVNNILVVNNYRDLDEDRAARKRTLVVFFGRRFAQMQYYASALLAGVVVLSFWALGYGATVLIALLPVMYALVLGGRLSSAEGPSDFLEALKGSAKVVAAYGVLFSAGVVIGAVL, via the coding sequence ATGACTGATCTGAAAATATGGCTCGAAGCCACTCGACCGAAAACCCTGCCTGCGGCGGTGGTGCCGGTGATGCTGGCGTCGAGTGTGGCGTATGCGGATGGTTGCTTTGACTGGCGGCCTGCGCTGATTTGCGTGCTGTTTGCACTATTTATCCAGGTTGGAACGAATTTTGCCAACGACTACCTCGACGGCATCAAGGGCACCGATACCGAGGCGCGGCTGGGGCCGCGGCGCGCGGTGGCGGCTGGATTGATTGCACCTGCGAGGATGAAGCGGGCGACGATTCTGGTGTTGGCGGTGGGGTTTTGTATTGGGCTCGCACTCATTCCATTTGGTGGTTGGTGGCTGTTGGCAGTGGGCGTGGCAAGTGTTGCCTGTGCGTGGCTCTATACGGGCGGCCCCTATCCGCTGGCTTATAATGGGCTAGGGGACGTCTTTGTGGTCTTATTTTTCGGCTTCGTGGCGGTGGGGTGCACCTATTATGTGCAGGCTGGCACGATTTCGCGCGATGTGGTGCTGCTGGGGCTGGGCTGCGGTTTGCTGGTAAATAATATTCTGGTGGTAAATAATTATCGGGATCTCGATGAAGACCGCGCGGCTCGAAAGCGAACGCTGGTTGTGTTCTTTGGGCGGCGTTTTGCGCAGATGCAGTATTATGCGTCGGCGTTGCTGGCCGGGGTCGTCGTCTTGAGCTTTTGGGCGCTTGGCTATGGCGCAACTGTCTTGATTGCGCTGCTGCCGGTGATGTATGCGCTTGTTCTCGGCGGGCGGTTGAGTTCGGCCGAAGGGCCGTCTGACTTTCTTGAAGCGTTGAAAGGTTCGGCGAAAGTCGTTGCTGCGTATGGGGTGCTGTTTTCCGCAGGGGTGGTAATTGGGGCGGTCTTGTAG
- the yajC gene encoding preprotein translocase subunit YajC, whose translation MALPEISTLIPLAQASGGGLGQFLPIVLLFLGMWFLIIAPQRKRQKAHDKMLSELKKGDEIVTTGGLFGKITRVKDDRFVVEIADNTRVELGKGFVSSKIEAAIVE comes from the coding sequence ATGGCACTTCCAGAAATTTCTACTCTCATTCCTCTTGCTCAAGCTTCCGGTGGCGGCCTCGGGCAATTCCTTCCTATCGTCCTTTTATTTCTCGGGATGTGGTTTCTCATCATCGCTCCACAGCGTAAGCGCCAGAAAGCGCATGATAAGATGCTCTCTGAGCTGAAGAAGGGCGATGAGATCGTCACGACTGGTGGTCTTTTCGGAAAAATCACTCGCGTTAAAGATGATCGCTTCGTCGTTGAAATAGCAGACAACACTCGTGTCGAGCTCGGTAAGGGCTTCGTCTCTAGTAAGATCGAAGCAGCTATCGTCGAGTAA
- the secD gene encoding protein translocase subunit SecD, which produces MSGNIFWKFVLTAAIIFWCAAEISPLQDRPFEDYIVDQATAQTDEFATIMERAQARVDEQESKTLFLALREMGVEEGIDYAVFFPEINLRDVANQTKRNNILLKHILSTAQSNLRLGLDLKGGVGVTLKIAENAEGSQFEQAEQLKDAIEIMGNRLDGHGVAEPIIRPVGNDAIEIQIAGLSTKDNPEVLEDLKKPARLEFRAVHETLFPDTTPKNKYPVGYEVLAEESEDRTTGEVTERRMFVKLIPEATGEIVDDAYISQTQTGGFQVNLEMTSEGADILEAVTERMIGKPLAIVLDGKLYSAPTVQGVLSSRAQITGTYSQREAFDLANVLNNPLAIELVVDQMYEVQPTLAEGTRASSINAAEWGAILVVGFMIVYYFLGGLVAVASAAVNVIIVLGVLASFGATLTLPGVAALVLTLGMGVDANILIFERLREELKSGKSLKNATSGAFAKVTSTIVDANLTTLITASILIWLGTGPVKGFGVTLAIGICASIFCALVVTRFLLDFLVFRLGVKKVLGLNLFSEMKFDFFALRKPAFIASWLLVLAGVISVFVHHDKIMGIDFTGGDEMTVSYDVTHRIDLGDMEVAIEELDLGEVNPVYQSLIGQEAEVLKLQTRFDDSRNVLAALQVAFPEANLQEAGVTQIGASVSNSIQANAIYSVLAALIGILLYVAFRFEVGYGIGAVVATIHDVLMTIGVFVICGEFDMFVSGQFTAPMLAAILMIVGYSINDTIVVFDRIREELELNPGANLRSIINLAINRVFSRTLLTSITTLLAAMSLYIFGAGVINDLAFVFIIGILTGTFSSIFIASPIFFWWHKGDRRHVEEHQLTPKRYEWESEGSSEA; this is translated from the coding sequence ATGTCCGGTAACATTTTTTGGAAATTCGTCCTCACGGCAGCCATCATCTTTTGGTGCGCCGCTGAGATCTCTCCGCTGCAAGATCGTCCTTTCGAGGATTACATCGTCGATCAGGCGACGGCTCAAACTGATGAGTTCGCGACGATCATGGAGCGCGCTCAAGCACGCGTTGATGAACAGGAGTCGAAGACACTCTTCCTCGCATTGCGCGAGATGGGCGTCGAAGAGGGGATCGATTACGCGGTATTCTTCCCCGAGATCAACCTGCGTGACGTCGCCAATCAGACGAAGCGTAACAACATCCTGCTGAAGCACATCCTCAGCACCGCGCAGAGTAATTTGCGCCTCGGCCTCGACCTTAAGGGCGGCGTCGGTGTGACGTTGAAGATCGCTGAGAATGCGGAAGGCAGCCAATTCGAGCAGGCTGAACAGCTGAAAGATGCGATTGAGATCATGGGCAACCGCCTCGACGGTCACGGTGTGGCCGAGCCGATCATTCGCCCAGTCGGGAATGACGCGATCGAGATCCAAATCGCGGGTCTGTCCACTAAGGATAATCCAGAAGTGCTCGAAGACTTGAAGAAGCCAGCTCGCCTGGAATTCCGTGCGGTGCACGAGACTTTGTTCCCTGACACGACTCCGAAGAACAAATACCCAGTTGGCTACGAAGTGCTCGCTGAGGAGAGTGAAGACCGCACGACTGGCGAAGTCACTGAGCGTCGCATGTTTGTGAAGCTCATTCCTGAAGCCACAGGCGAAATTGTGGATGATGCGTATATTTCTCAGACACAGACTGGTGGTTTTCAGGTGAATCTGGAAATGACCAGCGAAGGTGCTGATATTTTGGAGGCAGTGACCGAAAGAATGATCGGCAAGCCGCTTGCGATCGTGCTTGATGGCAAACTTTACTCGGCGCCAACAGTCCAGGGCGTGCTTTCCAGCCGCGCGCAGATTACTGGCACCTACTCGCAGCGTGAGGCATTCGACCTTGCGAACGTCTTGAACAACCCGTTGGCAATTGAGCTTGTGGTTGACCAGATGTATGAAGTGCAGCCGACTCTGGCAGAAGGCACACGTGCGAGCTCGATCAATGCGGCTGAATGGGGTGCGATCCTCGTGGTCGGCTTCATGATCGTTTATTATTTCCTCGGTGGTCTGGTCGCTGTGGCTTCTGCTGCGGTGAATGTGATCATCGTGCTCGGTGTGCTCGCCAGCTTCGGTGCGACACTGACACTGCCAGGTGTGGCCGCTCTTGTCCTAACACTCGGTATGGGTGTGGATGCGAACATTCTGATTTTTGAGCGTCTACGTGAAGAGCTCAAGTCTGGCAAGAGCCTCAAGAATGCAACCTCTGGTGCATTTGCGAAGGTGACCTCCACCATTGTGGACGCCAACTTGACGACGTTGATCACTGCTTCGATTCTGATCTGGCTCGGCACGGGTCCGGTTAAGGGCTTCGGTGTGACGCTTGCGATTGGTATCTGTGCTTCGATCTTCTGCGCGTTGGTTGTCACTCGCTTCTTGCTCGACTTCCTGGTGTTCCGTCTCGGCGTCAAGAAGGTGCTTGGCTTGAATTTGTTCTCCGAAATGAAGTTCGATTTCTTTGCACTTCGTAAGCCTGCGTTCATCGCTTCCTGGCTGCTTGTGTTGGCTGGTGTGATCAGTGTGTTCGTTCACCACGATAAAATCATGGGTATCGACTTCACCGGTGGTGATGAGATGACGGTTTCCTATGATGTCACCCATCGCATCGATCTCGGTGATATGGAGGTTGCGATCGAGGAACTCGATCTCGGCGAAGTGAATCCTGTCTATCAGAGCCTGATCGGTCAGGAGGCGGAAGTTCTCAAGTTGCAAACACGCTTCGACGACAGCCGTAATGTGCTGGCAGCGTTACAAGTCGCGTTCCCTGAGGCAAATCTTCAGGAGGCTGGCGTGACTCAGATCGGTGCATCTGTTTCCAATAGCATTCAAGCCAATGCGATTTACTCGGTGCTCGCGGCTCTCATCGGTATCTTGCTCTACGTCGCCTTCCGCTTCGAAGTCGGCTATGGTATCGGAGCGGTGGTTGCGACAATTCACGACGTTTTGATGACGATCGGTGTGTTCGTGATCTGCGGTGAGTTCGATATGTTCGTCAGTGGTCAGTTCACTGCGCCGATGTTGGCAGCGATCCTGATGATTGTCGGTTATTCGATCAATGATACCATCGTGGTCTTCGACCGTATTCGTGAAGAGCTGGAATTGAACCCAGGTGCAAATCTACGTTCGATTATCAATTTGGCGATCAACCGTGTGTTCTCTCGCACATTGCTGACCAGTATCACAACGTTGCTTGCTGCGATGTCACTCTACATCTTTGGTGCAGGTGTGATCAACGATTTGGCTTTTGTCTTCATCATCGGTATTCTTACTGGAACATTCTCCTCCATCTTCATTGCTAGCCCGATCTTCTTCTGGTGGCACAAGGGGGATCGTCGCCACGTCGAAGAGCATCAGCTCACGCCGAAGCGCTACGAGTGGGAGAGTGAAGGCTCAAGCGAAGCCTAG
- the recJ gene encoding single-stranded-DNA-specific exonuclease RecJ, translating to MLWTTTETNETLAAQLSDELRVSAVMGQLLAQRDLPTVEAAEEFLRPRLAQLDNPFALKNLRAAVTRIEQAIEGKESVVVFGDYDVDGVTSTVQLVSMLRTLGLEPRFCVPLRLDEGYGLSHDAIDRIFDGDVPELFIALDCGTNAHEPIAYLRELGCDVIVVDHHQTKTEAPKGCIFVNPHVNDPEDAPWRDLCTAGLVFKLLHGLLKSRREAEDPRVEGIQLKDYLDLVAMGTIADLVPLHRENRILSWFGLRHLRANGRMGVRALAEVSGIDASQEMASSDISFKLAPRINASGRLADATLPINLLLSDDLEQCKGIAQELDAMNRERQGIERGIAAEAERRAADEFADEPGIVLFGEDWHPGVVGIVASRVSRRFHKPCVILGADGDETHGSGRSVATVNLVEVFQRCTDLLGHWGGHPMAAGVSLPTANVKAFTARYLESLKALYPAGLPEPSLRLSTWLEVEDLEEGLLDELDRLHPFGQGNAEPSFGVRGVVLEEAPHAFGEGNFRFRMPAVNGSRTGVAGIAWRMHGVPEVGQPIDIAVRFSWNYWRNSRYPQVTLIDWKPSGEN from the coding sequence ATGCTTTGGACCACTACTGAGACAAACGAGACACTCGCCGCTCAATTGAGCGACGAGCTTCGTGTGTCGGCGGTGATGGGGCAGTTGCTGGCTCAACGTGATTTACCGACAGTCGAGGCCGCGGAGGAGTTTCTCCGTCCGCGTTTGGCTCAGTTGGATAACCCGTTTGCGCTGAAGAACCTTCGCGCGGCGGTCACTCGTATCGAGCAAGCCATTGAGGGGAAAGAGTCGGTCGTCGTGTTTGGTGATTACGATGTGGACGGTGTGACTAGCACGGTGCAGCTCGTCAGTATGCTGCGCACACTCGGGCTAGAGCCGCGCTTCTGTGTGCCGCTGCGCTTGGACGAGGGCTACGGCTTGAGCCATGATGCCATTGATCGTATCTTTGATGGTGATGTGCCTGAGCTGTTCATTGCGCTGGACTGTGGCACGAATGCGCACGAGCCGATCGCTTACCTGCGTGAGTTGGGCTGCGATGTGATCGTGGTGGATCATCACCAGACGAAGACGGAAGCGCCTAAGGGGTGTATTTTTGTAAACCCGCATGTGAATGACCCTGAGGATGCGCCTTGGCGTGATCTCTGCACGGCGGGGCTCGTTTTTAAGTTGCTGCATGGTTTGCTGAAGAGCCGACGTGAGGCCGAGGATCCACGCGTCGAAGGGATTCAGCTCAAAGATTATCTAGATCTCGTGGCGATGGGCACGATTGCCGATCTAGTGCCGCTGCACCGTGAAAACCGGATACTGTCTTGGTTTGGATTGCGGCATCTGCGCGCGAATGGACGTATGGGTGTCCGCGCGTTGGCAGAGGTGAGTGGGATCGATGCCAGCCAGGAAATGGCGAGCTCAGATATTTCGTTTAAACTCGCGCCACGTATCAATGCGAGTGGCCGTCTGGCGGATGCGACGCTACCGATTAATTTGTTGCTGAGCGACGACCTTGAGCAATGCAAAGGCATTGCGCAGGAGCTCGACGCGATGAATCGTGAACGTCAGGGCATTGAGCGTGGGATCGCAGCGGAGGCTGAGCGTCGCGCGGCGGACGAGTTTGCAGATGAGCCCGGCATCGTATTATTTGGCGAAGACTGGCACCCTGGTGTCGTTGGTATCGTCGCAAGTCGCGTGAGCCGTCGTTTTCACAAGCCCTGTGTGATCCTTGGTGCGGATGGTGATGAGACGCATGGCTCTGGTCGCAGTGTGGCGACGGTTAATTTGGTCGAAGTGTTCCAGCGCTGCACCGATCTACTCGGGCACTGGGGTGGGCATCCGATGGCGGCGGGCGTGTCTCTGCCGACTGCGAACGTTAAAGCATTTACCGCGCGCTATCTTGAGAGTTTGAAGGCGCTCTATCCCGCAGGTCTACCAGAACCATCCTTACGACTGTCGACATGGTTGGAGGTCGAGGACCTGGAAGAAGGGTTGTTGGATGAACTGGATCGCTTACATCCGTTTGGCCAAGGGAATGCAGAACCATCCTTCGGGGTGCGAGGCGTCGTGCTCGAAGAAGCACCGCATGCATTTGGCGAAGGGAACTTCCGTTTTCGCATGCCTGCAGTCAACGGTAGTCGCACCGGCGTAGCAGGCATCGCATGGCGTATGCACGGCGTGCCTGAGGTCGGTCAACCGATTGATATCGCCGTCCGCTTTTCGTGGAAC